From Candidatus Eisenbacteria bacterium:
ATGGCGGACGGCTACACCGTGGACGACGGCGTGCACGTGATTCAGCAGGGCACCAGCATGTCGGCGCCGCACGTGGCCGGCGCGCTGTGCCTGCTGCTTCAGAAGTTCCCGCACATGGGCCCGGACGAGGCGCTCAGCCGCCTGGCGCTGGGGGCGCTGCGCGACTCGGCCACCGGGCCCGCGCCCAACGACTCCTGGGGCTACGGCAAGCTCAACGTGGCCCGTTCCCTGGCCACTCCCGTGGACGTGCCCGGGGTGATCGCTTCCGGCCGCCCCGCGGTGGCGCTGTTCGCCGCCCCCAACCCGTTCCGCGGCGCGACCCGGGTGCGCGTGGACTTCGCCGCACCCGGCGCCGCCAGGGTGCGCGTGCTGGACGTGTCGGGACGCTGTCTGCGCACCCTGCTCGAGGGAGTGGTGCAGGCGGGCCCGCGGGAGTTCGCGTGGGACGGCACCTCGGCGGGCGGTGCGAGAGCGCCGTCGGGCATCTACTGGGTGGAGGCGCGCCAGGGTGGCTCCCGCGCACTGCGAAAGCTCGGTCTGGTGAGGTAGGAGGTGGCGGGGGGGTCCGGGGCCGGGACTGCCGGTCAAGCCGCGCCGGGGGCGCGGCGCACCGCCCCCCGGCGTCCCGAAACAGCTTGGCGCGCAACAAGGTGTGGGCACGTGGGCCGCTGCCACGTGTGGTCGGGACCCCGGGGGGCTGCCTCCCGGGGTTCCTCATTTCCTGCCCGCAGATGATCCGCGGATCGCGCCGGATGCCCGATCGAGATTGCACATTCCCGGGCGCGGGGGTACGCTCGTGTTCACACTTCCGGGTACGGAGCCGAGCCCCCAAGGGGCGGGCAGTCCACGGCGCCCCCGCGATCCGCGGCCGCGCACAGAGCCTCGAGTAACGTTCGTCCCATCGCAGTGAGTGCCCGTCCCGGGGTCAGCCCGGGACCTCCACTGGCCAACCTCGACATTCCGCGTCCGGGCGCTGCCCGGCTCCGCGATACCGCTGCCGCTCCCCGGCCCAACCCCAGCCGGCGGGTTCGAGCCGGGCGTCCTCCGCCCAGCCTCGGGCGGCTGTGCCGGCGTTTCCGCCGCCATGGGCGGGACTGCGCGCGTGTCGCCGGAGTGCGCGCGCGGCTCCCGCCTCGCGGCGGCCCCCTCCGCTTGGAGGGAGCAAGGAGAGCCCCCATGAAGCTGGTTCGCGTATTCCTGTTCGCAGCGGTCGCCGCGGGACTGATGCTCCTGCCGCCGATCGCCATGGGCACCGACAAGGACGGGCCCGACGACTGCCTGCGCACCCTGATCGAAGACATGGGTGACGCCCCCGAGGACATCCCGGCCTACCCGGGCGTGATGGGGCGTTTCCCCACGTGCGCGTTCCCCAGTGCGCCGGGCACGCAGACGCTGGCGTGTCCCCCCATCAGCACTCCCCCGGGACCCACCGGGTTCATCCGGCACCTCCAGCTGGGCAACAGCTACTGGCTGGGCTGCTACCTCACCCCCGTCGGACCACAGGGAATCGATTCTGAGCCCGACGGCAAGACCAACACGCCCGCGGTGGGCATGAGCGTCTGCCACCCCGGGTTGCCCACGGACTGCGTCGAGAAGGCCTTCGGCATGACATTCGATCAGGATGAGTGCTACGCCGACGGGTCGGACGCGGGCCTGCACGTGATGCCGGTGTTCCTGCCGTGCGCCATGGCCGGCGTGGGCTTCACCACGTTCAACTGCGATGGCCCCCGCCAGGTGTTCCTCAATATCCTGGTGGACATGAACGAGGACGGCGACTGGAACGACAACTTCCCGTGTCCCACCGGGTGCGCATACGAATGGGCCGTGAAGAACGTGCCGATCCCGCTGCCGCCCGGCTGCGCCACGCTGGCCTCGCCCCCGTTCCTGGTCGGGCCGCGCTCGCAGAACGGACGTGGCTGGATGCGCATCTCGCTGACCGATGAGCCGGTCAACGACGACTACCCGTGGGCCGGCAGCGCCACCACCCCCGCGGGGATCTACCGCGGGGGCGAGACCGAGGACTACCCGGTGGCGGTCGAATTCACCACCGACTCCAAGCCCGGGACCTGGGGCCGGCTGAAGAGGACCTACCGCTAGCCACTCCGATCCGGCGCGGGGGCGCTCCGGCCGCCCCCGCGCCCTCTTCGGCCCCCGCTCCGGCCGCCCAACAAGTTCCTTCGGCTCCCGCTCCGGTCGTCCCGATGATGCCGCGCCCGCCTGCGCCTGCGATTCCTCGCCCCCGCCGCGCTTTTGACACGAACAGGGACTCCCGCTACCTTCCTGACGATCCGTGAAAACGGTTACCTCCCGGCGTCGGCGCCGCGAACCGGCGCGCCCGGGACAGAAACTGGTGGAAGGGAGCAGCCCATGTCCAAGAGCAGTCTCGTCGCGCGCCCGAAGAAGGGGGATCACATCCGGCGCGTGGGCATCGTGTTCGCAGGTGGCCCGGCCCCCGCGGCCAACGCCGTGATCAGCTCGGCCGCGGTGAGCTTCCTGGACGACAATCGCCAGGTGCTGGGGTTCATGTACGGCTACGAGCACCTGCAGAAGTACCACCCGGTCACGTACCGGCTCACCCGCGAGGAGCATTACAAGGAGTTCACCCACAAGGACGTCACCGGCAACCGCAACTCGCAGGGGATCCTGATCGGAACCTCGCGGGCCAACCCCGGGAAGGGAATCAAGTGCCCCGCGGACCTCGACGATCCCGAGAAGACCGCCCACCTGCGCAACGTCTACTCCGCGCTGGTGGACCTGGGCATTGACGCGCTCATCTCGATTGGCGGCGACGACACGCTGAAGACGGCCAACTTCCTGCACGAGTACCAGAAGCGGCTGCCGGAGGGGGCGAAGCGCATCCAGATCGTGCACCTGCCCAAGACCATCGACAACGACTACCAGGGCATCGATTTCACCTTCGGCTACTTCACCGCGGTGGATTTCCTGGCCAAGGAGATGAAGAACCTGCGTGCCGACGCCGAGGCGGGCCAGGTGTACTACGTGGCCGAGTGCATGGGCCGCAAGGCCGGCTGGCTGTGCTACGGGGTTGGAATCGCCGGCGAAGCCAACATGGTATTCAGCCTCGAGGACGTGAATGACGAGATGGTCTTCGAGGACGAGGTGGTGGACCCGGAGACGGGCGCCACACGCAAGGAGCGCCGGCTGCGCGTGGACGCGCTGGTGGACAAGATCGTCAACCTGATCCTGTTCCGCGAGCAGCACGAGCACAAGCACTTCGGCACCGTGGTGCTGGCCGAGGGCCTGGCGGAGCTGTTTCCCGAGAAGTACATCCGCGGGCTGCCCAAGGACGAGCACGGCAACATCTCGATCGGCAAGATTGACATCGGCAAGGAGATGGCCCGCCTCACCGCGGAGGAGTACCGCAAGCGCACCGGCCGGGAGCGCAAGGTCGTGGGGCTGCAGATCGGCTACGAGAGCCGCTGCGCGCTGCCCCACGCCTTCGACGTGATGCTGGGCAGCCAGCTGGGCATCGGTGCCTACCGCGCGCTGGTGGAGGAGAACCTCGGAGGCCACATGGTCAGCGCCAGCGGGCAACTGGACCTCTCCTACGTGCCGTTCCACAAGCTGGTGAACCCGGGCACCATGCGCACCGAGGTGCGTTTCATCCGCCCGGGCTCGGATTTCCACCTCCTGGCGCGGTTCCTCGAGAGCCGCACCGAAGTCCAGAGGTAGCGTGGCCGGCGCTCGCACCGTCGCCGTGGTGGGCGCCACCGGCGCCGTGGGCCAGGAGATGCTCCGGGTGCTGGAGCAGCGCGACTTCCCGGTGGGCAGGCTGCGTCCCATGGCCAGCGCGCGCTCGGCGGGCTCACGGCTGTGCTTCCGCGGGCGCGAGTTCGCGGTGGAGGCGCTGGAGGGCGCCGACTTCGACGGCGTGGACGTGGCGCTGTTCTCGATCGGCGCCGAGCTGGCGCGCGAGCACGGTCCCCGGGCCGCCGAGGCGGGCGCCGTGGTGGTGGACAACAGCACCGCGTTCCGCATGGAGCCGGACGTGCCGCTGGTGGTGCCCGAGGTGAACGGGGAACTGCTGGCCTCGCGGCCGCGCATCGTGGCCAATCCCAACTGCTGCGCGGTGCCGCTGGTGGTGGTGCTCCACGCGCTGCGCCGCGCCGCGGCCCTGAAGCGGGTGATCGTCACCACCTTTCAATCCGTCTCGGGCACCGGCAAGGACGCCATGGACGAGCTGCGCGAGCAGGCCGGCGCCTGGCTCGAGGGGCGGGAGAGCCCTCCGCGGGTATACCCGCGGCCCATCGCCTTCAACTGCCTGCCCCACGTGGACGCCTTCCAGGACAACGGCTACACCCGGGAGGAGATGAAGATCACCGCCGAGTCGCGCAAGATGCTGGGCCTCCCGGACCTGCTGCTCTCCGCCACCTGCGTGCGCGTGCCGGTGTTCCGGGCGCACAGCGAGTCGGTCACCGTGGAGTTCGAGCGTCCCGTCACGCCGCAGCAGGCGCTCGACGCGCTGCGTTCCGCCGCGGGTGTGGAGTTGCGCGGGGAGCCCGGGGCGTACCCGACCCCCCGCGACGCCGAGGGCGGGGACCTGACGCTGGTGGGACGCGTGCGCGAGGACGTGTCCCACCCCGGCGGGATCGCGCTGTGGCTCACCTGCGACAATCTCCGCAAGGGGGCGGCCCTCAACGCCATCCAGATCGCCGAGAGATATCTTTGAAGATGGGCGCGATGACCGGCTTCGCATGGGGCCGCGCGGTGGTCCGCGAGGAAGGCCCCTTCCCGCTGGATCCGCGCGCGCGGGCGCTGCTGCTGGTGCTGCTGCTGGCCGGCATCCCGCTGCTCTCGCACTGGACCGCGCTGGCGCTGCTCTCGCTGGCCGCCCCGCTGGCCGCCCGCGCGTTGCGCCTGCCTCCCGGCTTCACCCGCTCGCTGCTGCGCCTGGCGTGGCTGCCGCTGCTGTTCACGGTGGCGGTGAATTCCCTGTACGGCCCGGGCTCGGGCATTCTGCCGCGCCCCTCGCTCGCCGGCGTGGGGGCGGGCTGCCTGTATGCCGTTCGCTTCTGGCTCACCTGGTACGCCTTCTCCCTGTTCTGGGTGATCACCTCGCCGGACGAGCTGCTGCGCTCGCTGCGCGTCTCGCGCGCGGGCGGGCCGCGGGCGGCGCAGGACTTCTGGCTCACGCTGGAGCTGGCGCTGCGCATGACCCCGCTGCTGGGCGAGGAGGTGGAGCGCGTGGTGCTCGCGCAGGCCGCGCGCGGGGCGGATTGGGGCGGCAGCCTGGCGCGGCGCGCGTCGCAGGCGTCCGGGCTGGTGATCCCGGTGCTTCACGCGGCCTTGCGGCGCGCGGAGGCCCTGGCGGACCTGCTGGTGGCGCGCGGGTTCGGGTCCGGGCCGGCCTCCTGCGCGGTGGAACACCGCTGGTCGTGGCGCGACACCGCGGTCCTGGCGGCGGCCGTGGCGGTGATGGCCGGATTGTGGCGGCTGCCGTGACGGGCGGCGCGGAAAGGGCGCGCGTACCCCGCCGCGGGCTCCGGCGATCCCCCCCGGGGGCGCGGTCATGACCGCGCCGGGTGACGGCCACGTACCCATCCCGCACGGCGACACCGCACGCCGGCACCGCATGATCGTGTCCTATGACGGCGCCGCGTTCTTCGGCTGGCAGATCCAGCCGCAGCGGCGCTCGGTGCAGGGGGACCTGGAGGAGGCGCTCTCCACGCTGCTGCGGGAGAAGGTGAACGTCACCGGCGCGGGACGCACCGATTCCGGCGTGCACTCCGTGGGGCAGGTGGCGCACTTCGACACCACCGCCCGATTCGCGCCGGCGCTGCTCGAAGGGCGTCTCAACGGCTACCTGGAGGCGGACGTCTCCGTGTGCGGCCTGCGCCGCGCGACCGCCGCCTTCGACGCCCGGCGCTCCGCCACCGGACGGCTGTATCGCTATCACCTGGCGTTCCGCAAATCGCCCCTGAGCCGCGGAAGGTCGTGGTACACTCCGGGCCTGGATCCGGCCGCGCTCCGCGAGCACACTCGCGGGATCCTGGGAGAGCACGATTTCAAGGCGTTCTGCGCCCGCGGCGACCGGCACGAGAACACACTGTGCGTGCTGCGCCGGGCGGACTGGAAGGCATGGGAGGGCGGCCTCTTCCTGGAACTGGAAGGCAACCGCTTCCTCCATCACATGGTCCGCAACCTGGTGGGCACGCTGGTGCCGATGGCCAGGGGCGCCTGGCACGGCCCGGGCATCCCCGAGTTGCTCGCGGGCCGCGACCGGCGGCTGGCCGGCCCCACCGCGCCGGCCCGCGGGTTGTGCCTGGTCCGTGTCTACTACGGGGCCCGCCCGGGCGGGCCCGGTCCATCAAGCAGCGGCCCGCCCCCAGCGGGCCCCAACGAATAACCGGGAGCCACGATGAAGTTCTTCCTCGACACCGCGAACGTGAAGGAAATCCAGGAGGTCGCCGCCCTGGGCATCCTGGACGGCGTGACCACCAACCCGTCGCTGCTGGCAAAGGAGCCGGGAGATCCGCGCAAGACCATCGTGCAGATCTGCGAAATCGTGCAGGGCCCGGTGAGCGCCGAGGCGGTTTCCACGGACTACCCGGGCATCGTGGCCGAGGGCCGCGAGCTGGCAAAGCTGCACCCGCACGTGGTGGTGAAGGTCCCGGTCATCCGCGAGGGCCTCAAGGCCATCAAGACGCTCAGCGGCGAGGGGGTGAAGATCAACTGCACCCTGATCTTCAACGCGGTGCAGGGGCTCATGGCCGCGAAGGCGGGTGCCACCTACCTGAGCCCGTTCGTGGGCCGCATTGACGATTCCGGCCACGACGGCATGGAGCTGGTGCACGACCTGGTGCAGATCATGGAGCTGCACGACCTGGACGCGCAGGTGCTCGCGGCCAGCCTGCGCCACCCGATGCACGTGCGCGAGGCCGCCCTCGCGGGCGCCCACGTGGGTACGCTGCCCAAGTCGGTGTTCGACCAGTGCCTCAAGCACCCGCTGACCGACATCGGGCTGGCGCGCTTCCTGGAGGACTGGAAAAAGGTCCAGGCGGCCTCGAAGTAGGAGGGTTGCGGCAGGGGCCGCGTCGGCCAACCCAGTTCGCGGGCGGCGCGTCCCACGGGACAGCCGCCCGCTGTGCGTCCGGCGCGTTCCACGGGACCGCAGCCCGCTGTGCGGCCGGCGCGTCCCACGGGACCGCAGCCCGCTGTGCGGCCGGCGCGCTTCCAGGCCCGGACGCTGGTTTCCAATCCGGGCCGGGTCCGACCCGCTCGCGCCGTTCAACCCGATCGCACCCCAAGGAGGATCGCCCACGCCATGCGTCCGTTTCCGCGAGTCCACATCCTGGCGGCGCTGCTGCTCGCCGGCCCCCTGGCCATTCCCGCCGCCTCGACCGCCACCGCCCGGGCCGCCGCTGCCGCTCCGGGCGGCCGGGGCGCGCCGCAGCCGGCCGAGGATCTGGCCTGGAGCCGCCAGAACGCCATCACGCGCGCGGCCGAGCGGGCCGGGGCCGCGGTGGTGTCCATCAGCGTGGTGCAGACGCAGGTGGTGCAGGAGAGCCCCTTCTTCTCCTTCTTCCCGGACGAGTTCTTCGACCGGTTCTCTCCCCCCATGCAGTACCGCCGGGAGGTGCCGGGCCTGGGCTCGGGCTTCATCGTGAACAGGGAGGGCTACGTGCTCACCAATTCGCACGTGGTCCAGGGGGCGCGCCAGATCAAGGTGACGCTCACCGACGGGCGGCAGTTCGAGGGCAAGCTGGTGGGCTCGGATCCCAGCTACGACCTGGCGGTGGTGAAGGTGGAGGGCAAGGACCTGCCGGTGGCCGCGGAGGGCAACTCCGACGACCTGATCGTGGGGGAGTGGGCCATCGCCATCGGGAACCCGTTCGGCTTCCTGCTCAACGACACCAAGCCCTCGGTGACCGTGGGCGTGGTGAGCGCCACGCGGCGCGACATCAAGCCCGAGGCGGGCGTGACCGGCGTGTACAAGAACATGATCCAGACCGATGCGGCCATCAACCCGGGCAACTCCGGCGGGCCGCTGGTCAACGCCATGGGCGAGGTGATCGGCATCAACACGTTCATCCTCTCCAAGGGCGGCGGCTCGATCGGGCTGGGCTTCGCCATTCCCATCAACACCGCGAAGAAGGTGTTCGAGGAAATCGTGCAGTACGGCCGCGTGCGCAGCGTGTGGATCGGCGTGTCGGTCCAGGATGTCACGCCCTACCTGGCGCAGCGATTCGCCCTCACGGACCGCAGCGGCGTGATCATCCTGACCGTGGAGCGCGGGAGCCCCGCGGCCCGGGCCGGGGTGCGGGTGGGGGACGTGGTGCGCCAGGTGGACGGCGAGAAGGTGCGCAACGCCGACGAGGCCGGCCGGGCCATCTTCGGAGCGGGGGTGGGGGACACCGTCCGCCTCACCCTGGAGAGGCAGGGCAAGCCGGTGGAGGTGCGCCTGACACTCGAGGAAGCCCGCGACTCCCAGTGATTTCGGGCCATGCCCTGCACCTCGGTGTCAGGCGGCATGTCATTCTGGCAGGCGCGAACCGATGCCGCGGCCCGGCCCGAGCGTACCGGGAAACCCCTATCCGACTGCTCCGAAAGCAATTGAAACACCGGAGTTTCAGGGCGTATCATCCGGCACGGAGGATGCTGTTTTAGCCTCTTTGGCGATTTTCCGCTTGCCGCGCCAGACCCTTCGGCCGGCGTATCCGGTCATGCCCCGCATCCGGCGAGCCCGGGCTACTGATCCGGGGTTCATGACTGCGGAGAAACAGGACGGGCCCTGATCGGCGCGGTCCTGCCGCAAGTGGTGGTCCCGGGCAGTGGAGGAGGTCCCTTTCATGGCGAACGCCGACGTGGGCGTCTTGACGCCGACCGCTTCGAAGACCGACTACATCTCCAGTGTCATCGAGACGACCATCCGGAAGAACCCGGCGGAGCCCGAGTTCCACCAGGCGGTCAAGGAGGTCCTCGAATCCCTGCGGCCGGCGATCGACAAGCACCCGAAATACCGTGACGCTCGCATCCTCGAGCGCATCGTCGAGCCCGAGCGCGTGATCATGTTCCGCGTGCCCTGGCTGGACGACAAGGGCCAGGTGCAGTGCAACCGCGGCTTCCGGATCGAGATGAACAGCGCCATCGGCCCGTACAAGGGTGGCCTGCGCCTTCACCCGTCCGTGAACCTCGGCGTGCTGAAGTTCCTCGCCTTCGAACAGGTGTTCAAGAACTCGCTCACCACGCTGCCCATGGGCGGCGGCAAGGGCGGCTCGGACTTCGACCCGAAGGGCAAGAGCGACAACGAAGTCATGAAGTTCTGCCAGAGCTTCATGACCGAACTGTGCCGCCACATCGGCCCGGACACCGACGTCCCGGCCGGTGACATCGGCGTGGGCGGCCGCGAGATCGGCTTCCTCTTCGGGCAGTACAAGCGCATCCGCAACGAGTTCACCGGCGTGCTCACGGGCAAGGCGCTGAACTGGGGCGGCTCGCTCATCCGTCCGGAAGCCACCGGCTACGGCACGGTGTACTTCACCGAGGAGATGCTCAAGACGCGCAAGGACTCGCTGCAGGGCAAGGTGGCGCTGGTCTCCGGCAGCGGCAACGTGGCCCAGTACACCGTCGAGAAGCTGAACGATCTCGGTGCCAAGGCGGTCACGCTCTCCGACTCCGGCGGCTTCATCCACGACCCGGCGGGCATCAACGCCGAGAAGCTGGCGTGGGTCATGGAACTCAAGAACGTCAAGCGCGGCCGCATCGAGGAGTACGCCAGGAAGTTCTCCGGCTCCAAGTACACGCCGGTGGACCCGAAGGCCGACTTCAACCCGCTCTGGGCCGTCCCGGGCGCCCAGCTGGCCTACCCCAGCGCGACGCAGAACGAGATCAACGCCAAGGACGCCGACAACCTGATCAAGAATGGCGTGTTCGTGATCGGCGAAGGCGCCAACATGCCGAGCACGCTCGATGCCACCAACAAGTTCCTCGCGGCGAAGATCCTGTACGGGCCGGCGAAGGCCGCCAACGCCGGCGGCGTGGCCACCTCGGGGCTCGAGATGTCGCAGAACAGCCTGCGCCTGGGCTGGACCCGTGAAGAGGTGGACACCCGGCTCCACAACATCATGATCTCCATCCACAAGAACTCCTTCGAGACCGCCAAGGAATACGGCGCCCCGGGCAACTACGTGCTCGGCGCGAACATCGCCGGTTTCCTGAA
This genomic window contains:
- the gdhA gene encoding NADP-specific glutamate dehydrogenase; the protein is MANADVGVLTPTASKTDYISSVIETTIRKNPAEPEFHQAVKEVLESLRPAIDKHPKYRDARILERIVEPERVIMFRVPWLDDKGQVQCNRGFRIEMNSAIGPYKGGLRLHPSVNLGVLKFLAFEQVFKNSLTTLPMGGGKGGSDFDPKGKSDNEVMKFCQSFMTELCRHIGPDTDVPAGDIGVGGREIGFLFGQYKRIRNEFTGVLTGKALNWGGSLIRPEATGYGTVYFTEEMLKTRKDSLQGKVALVSGSGNVAQYTVEKLNDLGAKAVTLSDSGGFIHDPAGINAEKLAWVMELKNVKRGRIEEYARKFSGSKYTPVDPKADFNPLWAVPGAQLAYPSATQNEINAKDADNLIKNGVFVIGEGANMPSTLDATNKFLAAKILYGPAKAANAGGVATSGLEMSQNSLRLGWTREEVDTRLHNIMISIHKNSFETAKEYGAPGNYVLGANIAGFLKVANSMLDQGLV
- the truA gene encoding tRNA pseudouridine(38-40) synthase TruA translates to MTAPGDGHVPIPHGDTARRHRMIVSYDGAAFFGWQIQPQRRSVQGDLEEALSTLLREKVNVTGAGRTDSGVHSVGQVAHFDTTARFAPALLEGRLNGYLEADVSVCGLRRATAAFDARRSATGRLYRYHLAFRKSPLSRGRSWYTPGLDPAALREHTRGILGEHDFKAFCARGDRHENTLCVLRRADWKAWEGGLFLELEGNRFLHHMVRNLVGTLVPMARGAWHGPGIPELLAGRDRRLAGPTAPARGLCLVRVYYGARPGGPGPSSSGPPPAGPNE
- a CDS encoding trypsin-like peptidase domain-containing protein, which gives rise to MRPFPRVHILAALLLAGPLAIPAASTATARAAAAAPGGRGAPQPAEDLAWSRQNAITRAAERAGAAVVSISVVQTQVVQESPFFSFFPDEFFDRFSPPMQYRREVPGLGSGFIVNREGYVLTNSHVVQGARQIKVTLTDGRQFEGKLVGSDPSYDLAVVKVEGKDLPVAAEGNSDDLIVGEWAIAIGNPFGFLLNDTKPSVTVGVVSATRRDIKPEAGVTGVYKNMIQTDAAINPGNSGGPLVNAMGEVIGINTFILSKGGGSIGLGFAIPINTAKKVFEEIVQYGRVRSVWIGVSVQDVTPYLAQRFALTDRSGVIILTVERGSPAARAGVRVGDVVRQVDGEKVRNADEAGRAIFGAGVGDTVRLTLERQGKPVEVRLTLEEARDSQ
- the fsa gene encoding fructose-6-phosphate aldolase — translated: MKFFLDTANVKEIQEVAALGILDGVTTNPSLLAKEPGDPRKTIVQICEIVQGPVSAEAVSTDYPGIVAEGRELAKLHPHVVVKVPVIREGLKAIKTLSGEGVKINCTLIFNAVQGLMAAKAGATYLSPFVGRIDDSGHDGMELVHDLVQIMELHDLDAQVLAASLRHPMHVREAALAGAHVGTLPKSVFDQCLKHPLTDIGLARFLEDWKKVQAASK
- a CDS encoding 6-phosphofructokinase, whose protein sequence is MSKSSLVARPKKGDHIRRVGIVFAGGPAPAANAVISSAAVSFLDDNRQVLGFMYGYEHLQKYHPVTYRLTREEHYKEFTHKDVTGNRNSQGILIGTSRANPGKGIKCPADLDDPEKTAHLRNVYSALVDLGIDALISIGGDDTLKTANFLHEYQKRLPEGAKRIQIVHLPKTIDNDYQGIDFTFGYFTAVDFLAKEMKNLRADAEAGQVYYVAECMGRKAGWLCYGVGIAGEANMVFSLEDVNDEMVFEDEVVDPETGATRKERRLRVDALVDKIVNLILFREQHEHKHFGTVVLAEGLAELFPEKYIRGLPKDEHGNISIGKIDIGKEMARLTAEEYRKRTGRERKVVGLQIGYESRCALPHAFDVMLGSQLGIGAYRALVEENLGGHMVSASGQLDLSYVPFHKLVNPGTMRTEVRFIRPGSDFHLLARFLESRTEVQR
- a CDS encoding aspartate-semialdehyde dehydrogenase — protein: MAGARTVAVVGATGAVGQEMLRVLEQRDFPVGRLRPMASARSAGSRLCFRGREFAVEALEGADFDGVDVALFSIGAELAREHGPRAAEAGAVVVDNSTAFRMEPDVPLVVPEVNGELLASRPRIVANPNCCAVPLVVVLHALRRAAALKRVIVTTFQSVSGTGKDAMDELREQAGAWLEGRESPPRVYPRPIAFNCLPHVDAFQDNGYTREEMKITAESRKMLGLPDLLLSATCVRVPVFRAHSESVTVEFERPVTPQQALDALRSAAGVELRGEPGAYPTPRDAEGGDLTLVGRVREDVSHPGGIALWLTCDNLRKGAALNAIQIAERYL